From the Candidatus Stygibacter australis genome, one window contains:
- a CDS encoding anaerobic ribonucleoside-triphosphate reductase activating protein — protein sequence MKIGGFLKFSLIDFPHRIAAVVFTQGCNFRCHYCHNPELVLPRRFQLPIPEKEVLELLKDRYGRLDGVSITGGEPLMQPDLEDFVLKIKQIGYEVKLDTNGYYPAILNKIIRQNLIDYIAMDIKAAPGNYPQICGIPLNFDYITRSMQIIRESGLPYEFRTTLVKNLHTREDVIAVARLLQPQDNYVMQNFRATKRVGHKDLPLATFEAEDLKDFEIILQEYNLRYTIR from the coding sequence ATGAAAATTGGCGGGTTTCTAAAATTTAGTTTGATAGATTTTCCTCATAGAATTGCCGCAGTGGTTTTTACCCAGGGCTGTAATTTCCGTTGTCACTATTGTCATAATCCGGAATTAGTACTTCCCCGCAGATTCCAACTGCCAATCCCGGAAAAAGAAGTATTAGAACTGCTAAAAGATCGTTATGGTCGACTTGATGGAGTTTCCATAACCGGAGGAGAACCTCTGATGCAGCCAGATTTGGAAGACTTTGTCCTGAAGATCAAACAAATTGGCTATGAAGTTAAATTAGATACCAATGGCTATTATCCAGCGATTTTAAATAAAATTATCCGCCAGAATTTGATAGATTATATTGCTATGGATATCAAGGCAGCACCTGGTAATTATCCTCAAATTTGCGGGATACCTCTCAATTTTGATTATATTACCAGAAGTATGCAGATTATCCGTGAGAGCGGTTTACCCTATGAATTTCGCACTACCTTGGTGAAAAATCTTCATACCAGAGAAGATGTTATAGCAGTTGCCAGATTATTGCAGCCGCAGGATAATTATGTAATGCAGAATTTTCGTGCAACAAAAAGAGTGGGGCATAAGGATCTGCCTTTGGCAACTTTTGAAGCTG